A single window of Aspergillus flavus chromosome 4, complete sequence DNA harbors:
- a CDS encoding putative phospholipase D precursor, producing the protein MQSISVLICVLLALSILNFTVASLTQRPIYAIAHRVLRNEAVTAALSHGANALEVDLTAWYFGWWADHDGKLFSAGSTARDLFKFIAQKQWTKDYNISFVWLDIKNPDFCRKGRPCSIEALRDLAREILEPAGIRVLYGFFETAESRGFKVIRDGLNSNEAVVLSGETSTILHLYNISGAGIPVKQMVMDFGDSWLRKGVDIYPELRYGSWKRDHGKLGKVFSWTSAQGDTEMVRYLLREAGIDGLIYGYQTDEYNDKSGPKSALKDIVDFVEAHSDTHRMATEDDAPW; encoded by the coding sequence ATGCAATCCATATCGGTACTTATCTGTGTTCTTTTAGCCCTCTCCATACTCAATTTTACAGTTGCCTCTTTAACCCAACGACCGATCTACGCGATCGCTCACCGAGTCCTACGAAACGAAGCCGTCACCGCTGCGCTTTCTCATGGTGCGAATGCATTAGAGGTTGACTTAACAGCGTGGTACTTCGGCTGGTGGGCAGACCACGATGGAAAGCTATTCAGTGCTGGTTCTACAGCACGCGACCTCTTCAAGTTCATCGCGCAGAAACAGTGGACGAAAGATTACAACATTTCCTTCGTATGGCTGGATATTAAGAATCCCGATTTCTGCCGAAAAGGTCGACCCTGCTCCATCGAAGCCTTGCGCGATCTAGCTCGAGAGATACTTGAACCAGCAGGTATACGAGTACTTTATGGTTTTTTCGAAACAGCTGAGAGTCGCGGGTTCAAGGTGATCAGAGACGGTTTGAACTCGAACGAAGCCGTTGTTTTGAGTGGGGAGACGAGTACTATCTTGCATTTGTACAACATTTCCGGGGCTGGTATACCAGTCAAGCAGATGGTTATGGATTTCGGGGATTCGTGGCTTAGGAAAGGGGTCGACATCTATCCAGAGCTTCGGTATGGAAGTTGGAAGCGTGATCATGGCAAACTCGGGAAGGTGTTTAGCTGGACTAGTGCGCAAGGGGATACAGAAATGGTGAGGTATCTACTTCGGGAAGCTGGTATTGATGGGCTCATATATGGATATCAGACTGATGAGTATAACGATAAGAGTGGTCCTAAGTCTGCCCTTAAGGATATTGTTGACTTCGTCGAAGCTCATTCGGATACCCATCGAATGGCCACCGAAGATGATGCGCCTTGGTAG
- a CDS encoding trypsin inhibitor like cysteine rich domain-containing protein, with protein MKFQSTFLAIFLAMASAVYATEQCPENQEYKTCGSSCPPACDSPPDQVCTMECVEGCQCIDGYVLNQYRECIPQSECPKSVREDDIEA; from the exons ATGAAGTTCCAGTCGACATTTCTTGCGATTTTTCTCGCGATGGCTTCGGCTGTTTATGCCACCGAGCAATGCCCTGAG AACCAAGAATACAAGACCTGCGGTAGCTCCTGTCCGCCTGCTTGCGACTCTCCCCCTGATCAGGTTTGCACAATGGAATGTGTTGAGGGTTGTCAGTGCATAGATGGCTATGTACTCAATCAA TATAGAGAGTGTATTCCCCAGAGTGAATGTCCCAAGAGTGTGCGGGAAGACGACATTGAGGCTTAA
- a CDS encoding uncharacterized protein (of unknown function-domain containing protein), with translation MLLKSALFYIALPILQAIAAWQVPAEYAITPSSNGRFLQDSDAKPFFWQADTAWLLFHRLNFSEAETYLSDRAGKGFTMVLAVGFTQAGIDSPNRNGDLPFINDDVTKPNEAYWAYVDSIVELAWSKDIRICMVPAWGKYVHGSDNSGSVLNTSTAYPFGKFLGQRYPYLPKTLVGDTNPYWQNKTAVKADYTNGGAPTTYEVTDWSPVYDDLANGIVAGEREAIAATSAQNATTWSPLMSIHPTNQWFTGGPLALAHAFFGNRTWLTLDASQSGHADYPPNPPIPWWNCRRGWEPVELMYAAGSVPGGRARPVIDNEAHYENRYNNGNSSEAFWNASDVRIGSWQAVFSGAAGLTYGANAIQQCIIPGLFDSDGSGPSENWLEDLVLPGSSQMQWIKKVIMDRGNTTYFSRVPAQDIIVGNVGTDDTRVTATRDSGGDWIMVYTPTGEPFQIETKSLISCDVEASWYDPLSGAYSQFSYTQCGESVTVKTFTPPTTSGHAEWVLVLDAIH, from the exons ATGCTGCTCAAATCCGCTCTCTTTTATATCGCGCTCCCAATCTTGCAAGCGATAGCAGCCTGGCAGGTACCCGCAGAGTATGCCATCACCCCGTCCTCCAATGGTCGGTTCCTCCAGGACTCTGATGCGAAGCCATTCTTCTGGCAGGCGGACACAGCATGGCTATTATTCCATCGCCTGAACTTTAGTGAAGCTGAGACATACCTGTCGGACCGAGCTGGCAAGGGATTTACGATGGTTCTGGCTGTTGGCTTCACCCAGGCAGGCATCGATAGTCCCAACCGGAATGGTGACCTGCCTTTCATAAACGATGATGTTACAAAGCCTAACGAGGCCTATTGGGCTTACGTCGACTCGATCGTTGAGTTGGCATGGAGTAAAGACATCCGGATCTGCATGGTCCCTGCATGGGGGAAATATGTGCATGGCAGTG ACAACTCGGGTAGTGTACTCAACACCAGCACCGCATATCCATTCGGAAAATTCCTCGGTCAACGATATCCCTATCTCCCAAAGACCCTCGTCGGCGACACGAACCCATATTGGCAAAACAAGACAGCCGTCAAGGCCGACTATACGAACGGTGGCGCTCCCACCACTTACGAGGTCACGGACTGGTCCCCGGTCTACGATGACTTGGCAAATGGCATCGTCGCCGGCGAGCGAGAAGCGATTGCTGCGACATCAGCCCAAAATGCCACAACGTGGTCACCACTCATGTCAATCCACCCCACAAACCAATGGTTCACAGGCGGGCCGCTCGCACTTGCACACGCTTTCTTCGGTAACCGAACGTGGCTTACCTTGGATGCCAGCCAATCTGGTCATGCAGACTACCCGCCGAACCCTCCGATCCCTTGGTGGAATTGTCGGCGTGGGTGGGAACCTGTGGAACTCATGTACGCGGCGGGATCAGTGCCTGGGGGTCGTGCACGGCCGGTCATCGATAATGAAGCGCACTATGAGAACAGGTATAATAATGGTAATAGTAGTGAGGCATTTTGGAATGCGAGTGATGTGCGGATTGGAAGCTGGCAAGCG GTGTTCTCGGGTGCAGCGGGCTTAACTTACGGGGCGAACGCCATCCAGCAGTGCATTATCCCCGGACTTTTCGACTCCGACGGTAGTGGTCCAAGTGAGAACTggttggaggatttggtgCTACCGGGATCCAGCCAGATGCAGTGGATCAAAAAGGTTATAATGGACAGAGGGAATACGACCTATTTCAGCCGTGTACCAGCGCAGGACATTATAGTTGGAAATGTTGGCACGGATGATACAAGAGTCACGGCGACAAGGGATAGTGGCGGTGACTGGATCATGGTGTACACTCCCACAGGGGAGCCGTTCCAGATTGAGACAAAGAGTCTGATCTCTTGCGACGTGGAGGCAAGCTGGTATGATCCGTTGAGTGGTGCGTATAGCCAATTTAGCTATACACAGTGTGGAGAGAGCGTGACTGTGAAGACGTTCACGCCGCCTACGACAAGTGGGCATGCAGAATGGGTGCTGGTCCTAGATGCGATTCATTAG
- a CDS encoding putative xylosidase : arabinofuranosidase — protein MTEILFAFMLLGSLALGNVTDQNSTYTDPILPGFHPDPSCIFVPSWDNTYFCASSSFNVFPGIPIHASKDLRNWKLIGNAISRPEMLPRLATTIKDTSGIWAPTLRYREGSDSTNENGSDHGKGRFWISTTLVFDNLAADDESRWDNFVISTDDPFEPDSWTDPVHFDFGGYDTSLFWDDDGQVYVTGSHEYKVWPGIQTATINLETGETGPWENPWNGAGGLAPEGPHLYKKDDYYYLMLAEGGTGEGHMVTMARSRDINGPYEPAPHNPVLSNANTTAFFQAVGHADLFQNVHGSWWAVALSTRSGPDFKNYPMGRETVLTPVQWEKGEHQRFQSAKQGRRAPAVEAGTGHIPSNEKKSHSPDITSCKVSISDHDGGSLTTASSLFESAAGSDFGGLGS, from the exons ATGACAGAAATATTATTTGCGTTCATGCTCTTAGGCAGTCTGGCCCTGGGAAATGTCACAGATCAAAATAGTACATACACCGACCCAATTCTTCCCGGCTTCCATCCAGACCCTAGTTGTATATTCGTTCCGTCCTGGGATAACACCTATTTCTGTGCCTCGAGTAGCTTTAACGTCTTTCCTGGGATACCCATTCACGCTTCCAAAGACCTCCGGAATTGGAAACTGATAGGAAATGCTATCTCGCGGCCGGAGATGCTGCCCAGGTTGGCCACTACAATCAAGGATACAAGTGGAATATGGGCACCCACACTTAGGTACCGTGAAGGTAGCGACAGCACCAACGAAAATGGAAGTGATCATGGTAAAGGGAGATTTTGGATTAGTACGACCCTGGTTTTTGATAATTTGGCTGCCGATGATGAATCGCGTTGGGACAATTTCGTGATAAGCACCGATGACCCATTTGAGCCTGATAGCTGGACAGATCCCGTGCATTTCGACTTCGGTGGATACGATACCTCGTTATTCTGGGACGACGATGGACAGGTCTACGTAACGGGAAGTCATGAATATAAAGTCTGGCCTGGGATACAGACCGCGACTATCAACCTGGAGACAGGTGAAACAGGGCCTTGGGAAAACCCATGGAATGGCGCTGGAGGGCTAGCACCAGAGGGTCCGCATCTATACAAGAAGGACGATTATTATTACCTAATGCTGGCAGAAGGAGGAACTGGAGAAGGACATATGGTCACTATGGCGCGGTCGAGAGATATCAACGGACCTTATGAGCCTGCGCCTCATAATCCCGTTCTATCTAATGCCAATACCACTGCCTTTTTCCAGGCTGTGGGGCATGCTGATCTGTTTCAGAATGTCCATGGTAGTTGGTGGGCAGTCGCCTTGTCAACGCGGTCAGGACCCGATTTCAAAAATTATCCGATGGGAAGAGAGACAGTTCTGACGCCCGTTCAATGGGAAAAGGGCGA ACATCAACGCTTCCAATCTGCGAAACAAGGAAGACGAG CACCCGCAGTGGAAGCTGGAACAGGCCACATTCCGTCTAACGAAAAGAAGTCACACTCCCCGGATATAACCTCTTGCAAAGTTTCCATTTCTGACCACGATGGAGGCTCGTTAACCACTGCTTCCTCACTATTTGAATCTGCGGCAGGCAGTGACTTCGGCGGATTAGGCTCCTGA
- a CDS encoding putative cytochrome P450 oxidoreductase, protein MDTLWILAFSSGVATHLLLYRSGEWDIKAPRIVKIYTLLGATLVYLERADLLDGFPVSTRPKWGIAVILYHIFGVYASMLFYRAFWHRLCGFPGPFLARLSNFYVTSLSAKRLHLYEEVQKLHQQYGDYVRLGPTELSIADPQAVKALYSGQAKVTKGPWYTVLEPRVSLQMSRDKKEHARRRKVWDQGFSSKALRDYEPRVSHYAKQLLEAVRKNVGKPMDMAKWFNYYSFDVMGDLSFGKSFNMLAGGQDTYFSTQLHADMKSIGLFSHLTWLFPFFKRIPILNKDYLKFWDWVGGRVEERIKNDPDRPDVFSWILDAFQNGPKTKQDHLDLHGDAYLIIVAGSDTTAATLTNLFFHLVVDHTWQAKLQEELDALPELTQEKVTGVKLLDALINETLRLHPAVPSGTQRLTPPEGLQIGDKYIPGDVMVCIPTHTLFRDERAFVRPDEFLPQRWMTQPELVKDASVFIPFNAGPYSCVGKQLALMELRRVTAEILTRYDVEFAQGQTTEDFLDGKRDTFTLVTAPLKLVFRER, encoded by the exons ATGGATACATTGTGGATCTTGGCATTTTCCAGCGGCGTGGCCACGCACCTGCTCCTTTATCGATCCGGCGAGTGGGACATTAAAGCGCCTCGTATCGTGAAGATATACACCCTACTTGGTGCAACCCTCGTCTATCTGGAACGTGCTGATTTACTAGATGGTTTCCCGGTTAGCACGCGTCCGAAATGGGGAATTGCAGTCATCTTATATCACATCTTCGGAGTCTACGCTAGTATGCTCTTTTATCGCGCCTTTTGGCATCGTCTTTGCGGCTTCCCCGGGCCATTTCTTGCCAGGCTTTCGAATTTCTACGTGACCTCACTTTCTGCCAAGAGACTACATCTCTACGAGGAGGTTCAAAAGCTGCATCAGCAGTATGGCGACTATGTTCGATTAG gTCCGACTGAACTCTCGATTGCCGATCCTCAAGCCGTAAAAGCCCTCTACAGTGGCCAGGCCAAAGTGACCAAAGGACCATGGTATACCGTGTTGGAGCCCCGAGTATCTCTCCAAATGTCGAgagacaaaaaagaacacGCACGCCGCAGAAAGGTGTGGGATCAGGGCTTTAGTTCCAAAG CACTGCGCGACTATGAACCTCGTGTTTCTCATTACGCCAAGCAGCTTCTTGAAGCTGTCCGCAAGAATGTTGGCAAACCGATGGATATGGCGAAGTGGTTCAATTACTACAGCTTCGATGTCATGGGCGATCTGTCCTTTGGAAAATCCTTTAACATGCTGGCTGGAGGGCAAGATACATACTTCTCGACTCAGCTGCATGCAGATATGAAGAGTATTGGTCTGTTTAGCCACCTGACATGGCTATTTCCGTTTTTCAAAAGAATCCCTATTCTCAATAAGGATTACCTCAAGTTCTGGGATTGGGTTGGAGGCAGGGTGGAGGAGAGAATCAAA AATGACCCAGATCGCCCAGACGTGTTCTCTTGGATCCTTGACGCTTTTCAAAATGGCCCAAAGACGAAGCAGGATCACCTTGACCTCCACGGTGACGCATACCTGATTATTGTTGCAGGAAG TGATACTACTGCTGCCACCTTGACTAATCTGTTCTTCCATCTCGTGGTCGATCACACCTGGCAAGCAAAGCTCCAGGAAGAACTAGACGCATTGCCTGAGTTGACCCAGGAGAAAGTGACAGGTGTTAAGTTACTGGACGCACTTATCAATGAAACCCTGCGGTTGCATCCTGCTGTGCCATCCGGTACCCAACGATTGACTCCTCCGGAGGGTCTCCAGATCGGTGATAAGTATATACCTGGTGACGTGATGGTGTGCATACCGACGCACACATTATTTCGAG ACGAACGAGCCTTTGTCCGGCCGGACGAATTCCTTCCACAGAGATGGATGACACAGCCGGAGCTCGTAAAAGACGCGTCCGTCTTCATCCCATTCAATGCGG GTCCGTATTCCTGCGTTGGGAAGCAACTTGCCCTGATGGAGCTCCGTCGCGTGACTGCCGAGATATTGACGAGATATGATGTTGAATTTGCCCAAGGGCAAACAACTGAGGATTTCCTGGATGGTAAGAGAGATACATTTACTCTGGTAACTGCGCCTTTGAAGTTGGTATTCCGTGAGAGGTGA
- a CDS encoding chaperonin 10-like protein codes for MITTTAIVAREPEQPLSINWTMEEVEVYTPGEGEILVEMRATGICHTDIVLSSVPTGTSGIQYPKILGHEGAGIVRALGQNVKSVEVGDPVLLSYYSCSSCASCQSAHPAYCEAFAGENYVGRQGGMKISKNGEEPWSKYFGQSSFARHSLASEISVVNVKDMIKSEDELKLFAPLGCGFQTGMGAILNSSNAGPDDVVMILGLGAVGMGALMTAKIRECKAIIVVDKVEARLEHAKRLGASHTINTGTPDNPNLKDAVRQLFPSGASVVIDTTGVPVLIEQSLQATQKRGKLVLIGVPPLGYELNVDVVQHINVSDPDPLFKLQEVLTIFNCK; via the exons atgaTTACCACAACCGCCATCGTTGCTCGTGAGCCCGAGCAGCCACTGAGCATAAACTGGACGATGGAGGAGGTCGAGGTATATACGCCTGGTGAGGGAGAAATACTTGTGGAAATGCGCGCGACAGGCATTTGTCATACGGATATAGTTCTATCATCTGTACCAACTGGGACAAGTGGAATCCAGTATCCAAAGATACTGGGACATGAAG GGGCCGGTATCGTACGCGCACTAGGTCAGAATGTCAAGTCCGTCGAGGTTGGAGATCCAGTTCTACTCTCTTACTACTCCTGTTCATCCTGTGCATCGTGTCAGAGCGCGCATCCTGCATATTGCGAGGCGTTCGCCGGGGAGAATTACGTTGGACGGCAGGGAGGAATGAAAATCAGTAAGAATGGGGAAGAGCCCTGGTCCAAATACTTTGGCCAGTCTAGCTTTGCCCGGCACAGTCTGGCGAGCGAAATCAGCGTTGTCAACGTTAAAGATATGATTAAGAGTGAAGACGAGCTCAAGCTCTTTGCGCCACTGGGATGTGGATTCCAAACTGGAATGGGCGCCATCTTGAACTCGTCTAATGCTGGCCCGGATGATGTTGTCATGATCTTGGGGCTGGGTGCTGTTGGGATGGGAGCGCTTATG ACAGCTAAAATCCGTGAATGCAAAGCTATAATTGTTGTCGATAAGGTTGAGGCGCGCCTGGAACACGCCAAACGACTAGGGGCATCACATACCATCAACACAGGAACCCCTGATAACCCAAACTTAAAGGATGCCGTTCGTCAACTATTTCCCTCAGGGGCGTCAGTAGTCATCGATACCACAGGTGTTCCCGTTCTGATTGAACAAAGCCTCCAGGCTACACAGAAAAGAGGCAAACTGGTGCTTATTGGGGTTCCTCCCTTAGGGTATGAGCTGAATGTCGATGTCGTGCAGCATATAAATGTGAGTGACCCTGACCCTCTTTTCAAGCTCCAGGAAGTATTAACCATTTTCAATTGTAAATGA
- a CDS encoding phosphatidylserine decarboxylase family protein encodes MMQSVRIIPTYIERAPGAPATGSSLHSHGHWMPENVELRRAWLSSLLDKTKAEIPRKLRDNVENPVETFRKLIENDSTLYMLAHSMFDEVPEKAPYDRDPTTLKKQVRNYKTMLYLFNTLLTEVPEYFLRHNPNVPSGLIGFPFNIIVDWPMGTPSGRQFFLDTRVNKCLKDILNKWNEFLKDPTAQGNGNKGGNQALIDAGWSSDAAVEQLVNKANESTTDKKKTFSEIFQHPANGTQENFFNYACWDDFFTRRFKDGVRPVADAAVVNACESFPLSFDTDVSRRNTFWLKGTPYSLHDMLGATQDERVASYVDGFVGGSVYQAFLSADSYHCWNAPVTGKVVYRSLIDGTYFAETAAAGFGGSNGPDPAGPDVSQRYITHIAARGVLIVDTNVTGGAKIGMVGFVPVGMSEVSTCDWFDNTEEGKTITKGDVIGAFHSGGSTHCLIFQRDAVKKLQFIPKAQYPEIATTNLAVNSELAKLTS; translated from the coding sequence ATGATGCAGTCAGTCAGGATTATACCTACCTACATCGAGCGTGCCCCAGGCGCCCCAGCCACGGGAAGTTCCCTTCACAGTCACGGGCATTGGATGCCCGAGAATGTCGAGCTTCGTCGAGCTTGGCTTTCAAGCCTGTTGGACAAGACCAAGGCTGAAATCCCTCGGAAGCTGCGTGATAACGTGGAAAACCCAGTTGAAACGTTCCGAAAGCTGATTGAGAATGACTCAACCCTTTACATGCTCGCCCATTCCATGTTCGACGAAGTCCCCGAGAAGGCCCCGTACGATAGGGACCCGACTACTCTCAAGAAGCAGGTCCGGAACTACAAGACCATGCTATACCTCTTCAATACCCTCCTCACTGAGGTGCCTGAGTACTTTTTGAGACACAACCCAAACGTACCCAGCGGTCTCATCGGGTTTCCGTTCAACATCATTGTTGACTGGCCCATGGGTACGCCAAGTGGACGCCAATTCTTCTTGGATACGAGAGTGAACAAGTGTCTCAAGGATATTCTGAACAAGTGGAATGAGTTTCTCAAAGACCCTACAGCGCAGGGTAATGGTAATAAGGGAGGCAACCAGGCTCTGATCGATGCTGGGTGGAGTTCCGACGCGGCAGTCGAACAGCTGGTGAACAAGGCGAATGAGTCCACGActgataaaaaaaaaactttctCGGAGATATTCCAGCACCCTGCGAACGGCACCCAAGAGAACTTCTTCAACTATGCTTGTTGGGATGATTTCTTCACTCGAAGGTTCAAGGACGGTGTTCGCCCCGTAGCTGACGCGGCTGTCGTCAACGCCTGCGAATCATTCCCTTTGTCGTTCGACACTGATGTTTCGCGTCGCAACACTTTCTGGCTCAAGGGAACACCATACTCGCTTCATGATATGCTAGGAGCTACTCAAGACGAAAGAGTTGCATCTTACGTTGACGGCTTCGTCGGCGGCTCAGTCTATCAAGCCTTCCTGAGTGCCGACTCCTACCACTGTTGGAATGCCCCAGTTACCGGCAAGGTTGTATATCGCAGCCTGATTGATGGAACATACTTCGCCGAAACGGCTGCAGCAGGATTCGGAGGGTCGAATGGTCCTGACCCAGCAGGTCCAGACGTATCCCAGCGCTATATCACCCATATTGCTGCACGTGGTGTCCTCATCGTTGACACCAATGTCACAGGCGGCGCAAAGATCGggatggttggttttgtACCCGTTGGAATGTCCGAAGTATCCACATGTGATTGGTTTGACAatacagaagaaggaaagactATCACTAAAGGAGATGTCATCGGGGCTTTCCATAGTGGTGGTTCCACTCACTGTCTTATCTTCCAGCGGGACGCTGTGAAGAAGTTGCAATTCATTCCCAAGGCACAGTACCCTGAGATCGCAACTACTAATTTGGCTGTCAATAGCGAATTGGCCAAGCTCACCTCTTGA